A genomic segment from Candidatus Woesearchaeota archaeon encodes:
- a CDS encoding alanyl-tRNA editing protein AlaX, with protein sequence EEAEQDPGLFTLLKGFSDEIKQVRVVDIIGFDKSACGGTHLNNTSEIKGIKFLKFENRGAKRRRIYFTLVD encoded by the coding sequence AGAAGAAGCAGAACAAGATCCAGGATTATTTACTTTACTCAAAGGATTCTCAGATGAGATAAAACAAGTCCGTGTGGTAGATATTATTGGTTTTGATAAAAGTGCTTGTGGCGGGACTCATTTGAATAACACGTCTGAGATAAAAGGCATAAAATTTCTCAAGTTTGAAAATCGAGGAGCAAAACGTAGGAGAATTTATTTCACGCTTGTAGACTGA
- a CDS encoding patatin-like phospholipase family protein — MGKNVALVLSGGGARGLAHIGVIQELENQGFNITSIAGTSMGAVIGGFYAAGKLEEYTSWMKTLDKLKVFKLVDFTFSKSGLIRGDKIFRAMKKFIPDIPIEQLNISFSAVAVDIIKQEEVIIKKGSLYHAMRASSAIPTIITPVKTKDQILVDGGIISNIPVHVVKRHKDDILIVVDVNAKIPFKEPKTISTTKVTTYKKKLKIFRRELKKITKTSTNNLNYFKLLSKTIDTMICSNNELLLKNYSPDIIIKVSKKASTLFDFYKAEQLIEIGQTAAKKYLKKIQ, encoded by the coding sequence ATGGGAAAAAATGTGGCTTTAGTTTTATCAGGTGGCGGTGCTCGAGGTTTAGCTCATATCGGCGTTATTCAAGAACTTGAAAATCAAGGATTTAACATTACATCAATAGCAGGAACATCTATGGGAGCAGTTATTGGAGGATTCTACGCTGCAGGAAAACTAGAGGAGTATACATCATGGATGAAAACACTTGATAAATTAAAAGTGTTTAAACTCGTCGATTTTACGTTCAGTAAAAGCGGACTTATTAGAGGAGATAAAATATTTAGAGCGATGAAAAAATTTATTCCTGATATTCCTATTGAACAATTAAACATCTCTTTTAGCGCAGTTGCAGTTGATATTATCAAACAAGAAGAAGTTATTATTAAAAAAGGTAGTTTATATCATGCGATGAGAGCTTCAAGCGCCATTCCAACAATTATTACTCCTGTAAAAACAAAAGATCAAATTCTTGTTGATGGCGGTATAATAAGCAACATACCTGTTCACGTAGTTAAAAGGCATAAAGATGATATATTAATAGTAGTTGATGTTAATGCAAAAATACCTTTTAAAGAACCTAAAACAATCTCTACAACAAAAGTTACAACATACAAAAAAAAGTTAAAAATTTTTCGAAGAGAATTAAAAAAAATTACCAAAACCAGTACAAACAATTTAAACTATTTCAAATTACTTTCAAAAACCATTGATACGATGATATGTTCTAATAACGAATTGTTACTCAAAAACTATTCGCCAGACATAATCATTAAAGTTTCTAAAAAAGCAAGTACGCTTTTTGATTTTTATAAAGCAGAACAACTCATTGAAATTGGTCAAACAGCTGCAAAAAAATATTTAAAAAAAATACAGTAA
- a CDS encoding DNA-3-methyladenine glycosylase I, whose product MIKKQRCKWCTQDKIYIDYHDKEWGKPAHDENKLFELLILEGAQAGLSWLTVLKKRENYRKAFDNFNPKKVTTYNEKKVQELLTNEGIIRNQHKIRSAIRNAKVFLEIQQEFGSFDNYIWQFVNNKPIKNHFKDASELPTKTILSDKISKDLQKRGMNFVGSTIIYAYMQAIGMVNDHTQDCFLYKK is encoded by the coding sequence ATGATAAAAAAACAACGTTGCAAATGGTGCACCCAAGATAAAATTTATATTGATTACCACGACAAGGAATGGGGAAAGCCAGCACATGATGAAAACAAACTTTTTGAATTACTTATTTTAGAAGGCGCGCAAGCAGGTCTTTCTTGGCTTACCGTTCTTAAGAAGCGAGAAAATTATAGAAAAGCATTTGATAACTTTAACCCAAAAAAAGTTACAACCTATAATGAAAAAAAAGTACAAGAACTGCTCACCAACGAAGGCATCATTAGAAACCAACATAAAATTCGCTCAGCTATTCGTAACGCCAAAGTCTTCTTGGAAATTCAACAAGAGTTCGGGTCCTTTGACAATTACATCTGGCAATTTGTAAACAACAAACCAATTAAAAATCACTTCAAAGACGCATCTGAACTTCCAACTAAAACAATCCTTTCAGATAAAATATCAAAAGATTTACAAAAAAGAGGCATGAATTTTGTGGGTTCAACAATTATATATGCTTATATGCAGGCAATCGGCATGGTCAATGACCACACGCAAGATTGTTTTTTGTATAAAAAATAA
- the crtI gene encoding phytoene desaturase → MGTKKSVLLIGAGFGGLATACLLAKEGYKVTVIEQLDQPGGRARLYTEQGFSFDMGPSWYLMPDIFEKFFAQFGKRPEDYLTLTRLDPAYKMYFGKDDVVTIREDLATNKELFERYEKGAGEKLQTYLDAAQYQYQTAMSKFIYKNYTSLKDMLDPKLAKAGLRMRLFASLDKYASRYFSNDRLKKILEYTVVFLGGDPKNTPALYSLMSHVDFNLGVWYPKGGMNALAVALYDLAQELGVTFAFNTSAQHILVEEGKAKGVKTPKKIYKADIVVCNADYHHVEQQLLKPKYQSYTDKYWKSRTVAPSGFVMYLGLNKKIKGLEHHMLFLEEDWQEHFREIFEKPAWPQHPSFYVCCPSKTDKTVAPKGKENIFVLVPVAAGLEDDETKREAYADMILSRMEDVTGEQIKKHIIVQRLFAHNDFIKDYNAFQGTALGLAHTLRQTALFRPRMQNKKVKNLWFVGQYTHPGIGVPMVIIAAEILAQEVAKRGNK, encoded by the coding sequence ATGGGAACAAAGAAATCGGTGTTACTTATCGGGGCTGGATTTGGTGGGTTAGCAACTGCGTGTCTTCTCGCAAAGGAAGGTTATAAGGTGACTGTTATTGAGCAACTTGACCAACCTGGTGGGCGAGCTCGACTGTATACTGAGCAAGGATTCTCTTTTGACATGGGTCCTTCGTGGTATTTGATGCCAGATATCTTTGAAAAATTCTTCGCACAATTTGGTAAACGACCAGAAGATTATCTTACCCTTACTCGACTGGACCCTGCATACAAAATGTATTTTGGTAAGGACGATGTTGTTACTATTCGAGAAGACTTAGCAACAAATAAGGAACTTTTTGAACGTTACGAAAAAGGCGCTGGTGAGAAATTGCAAACGTACCTTGATGCAGCCCAGTACCAATACCAAACCGCTATGAGTAAATTCATTTACAAAAACTATACGTCCCTAAAAGATATGCTTGACCCCAAACTAGCAAAAGCTGGTCTTCGCATGCGACTCTTTGCATCACTAGATAAATACGCCAGCAGATATTTTAGTAATGACCGACTCAAAAAAATACTTGAATACACCGTTGTTTTTCTCGGTGGAGACCCAAAAAACACACCTGCACTTTATTCCCTTATGTCTCATGTTGATTTTAATTTAGGTGTGTGGTATCCAAAAGGTGGTATGAACGCCCTTGCAGTAGCACTTTACGACTTAGCACAAGAACTAGGTGTCACGTTTGCATTTAATACGTCCGCACAACACATACTTGTAGAAGAAGGGAAAGCAAAAGGCGTAAAAACGCCAAAGAAAATATATAAAGCAGATATTGTTGTGTGCAATGCAGACTACCATCACGTTGAACAACAACTTCTCAAACCAAAGTATCAATCATATACTGATAAGTATTGGAAATCAAGAACAGTAGCGCCATCAGGATTTGTCATGTATTTAGGACTAAATAAAAAAATAAAAGGACTTGAGCATCACATGTTATTCTTAGAAGAAGACTGGCAAGAGCACTTTAGAGAAATATTTGAAAAGCCAGCGTGGCCACAGCATCCTTCATTTTACGTTTGTTGCCCATCAAAAACAGATAAGACTGTCGCGCCCAAGGGAAAAGAAAATATTTTTGTTCTTGTGCCGGTTGCCGCAGGGTTAGAGGATGATGAAACAAAACGAGAAGCATATGCTGATATGATACTTTCTCGCATGGAAGACGTAACTGGTGAACAAATAAAAAAACACATCATTGTGCAGCGACTCTTTGCCCATAATGATTTTATTAAAGACTATAACGCATTTCAAGGAACTGCACTGGGTTTAGCACATACGCTTCGACAAACAGCACTTTTTCGACCGCGCATGCAAAATAAGAAAGTAAAAAATCTCTGGTTTGTTGGACAATACACGCATCCAGGCATAGGGGTACCCATGGTAATTATTGCAGCAGAGATACTTGCTCAAGAGGTGGCAAAGCGTGGTAACAAATAA
- a CDS encoding phytoene/squalene synthase family protein encodes MVTNKEEKIFQRGSKTYYAASKFFPQPYRDDVFTLYAYARTADDFVDTIPSQKKDFLVFKKETLKALRTGKSEQPIIQNFVLLTQRKQFSVENIRSFLSAMEHDISPKPFRTFADVDKYIHGSAEVIGLFMARIFNLPKKLNKEAQLLGKAMQYINWLRDISEDNKLGRQYIPQEVLDKHFLKNLSYEEARAKPAFFKNLMYEELTRYMVWQTKAAYVFKDLPRCMYVPVKTASDAYAWTANQLRKDPFIVYKKKVKPSKQLLLWFALRNKVKAWTSKRC; translated from the coding sequence GTGGTAACAAATAAAGAAGAAAAAATCTTTCAACGAGGAAGCAAAACCTATTACGCTGCAAGTAAATTCTTTCCACAACCTTATCGAGATGATGTGTTCACGTTGTATGCATATGCTCGCACTGCTGATGACTTTGTTGATACCATACCATCACAAAAAAAAGACTTCTTAGTTTTTAAAAAAGAAACCTTAAAAGCACTGCGCACAGGAAAAAGTGAGCAACCAATCATTCAGAATTTTGTTTTACTCACGCAACGAAAACAATTCTCTGTGGAGAATATTAGATCGTTTCTTTCTGCTATGGAGCACGATATTTCTCCCAAACCATTTAGGACATTTGCTGATGTTGATAAGTATATCCATGGCTCAGCAGAAGTCATAGGATTGTTTATGGCGCGCATCTTTAATCTACCAAAAAAACTAAACAAAGAAGCACAACTCCTTGGTAAAGCAATGCAATACATCAACTGGCTTCGAGACATTTCTGAAGATAACAAACTCGGTAGACAATACATACCACAAGAAGTTTTGGATAAACATTTTCTTAAGAATTTATCCTATGAAGAAGCAAGAGCAAAACCAGCATTTTTTAAGAATCTTATGTATGAAGAACTCACGCGCTACATGGTTTGGCAAACAAAAGCCGCATATGTATTTAAGGATTTGCCGAGATGTATGTATGTACCGGTAAAAACAGCAAGCGATGCATACGCTTGGACAGCAAATCAACTACGAAAAGATCCTTTTATTGTTTACAAGAAAAAAGTAAAACCATCAAAACAACTGCTTTTATGGTTTGCACTCAGAAACAAGGTGAAAGCATGGACATCAAAACGTTGCTAA
- a CDS encoding polyprenyl synthetase family protein: MDIKTLLNKKRERILVYIDEFLEEKHEEWATINAWGPDAIKRLKVFISKGKMVRGAFVLSTAELFGVEEQDALPVAAAMEFIQAALLAHDDIMDNDAIRRGMPALHKQYELFGEEKNIPAAGHFGMSMSICLGDLAIFLAYELLAKTNNAHIIDFFSKRIAIVGLGQMQDVYWGLADIIPLQKEILSMYEHKTAMYTFCLPFTLGALVARQQGNILQQLETLGKHIGILFQIKDDELGLYGDGDVLGKSIGIDIVTGKKTIYYATLVAQATQQEKEELARIQHSGKINAQDVAFFHELLEKYDVTTSVQEITTTARTQAEELIAQLLVSIQGKETLTALLQYVLERNS; the protein is encoded by the coding sequence ATGGACATCAAAACGTTGCTAAATAAAAAAAGAGAACGAATACTTGTGTACATAGATGAGTTCTTAGAAGAGAAGCATGAGGAATGGGCTACTATTAATGCGTGGGGGCCTGATGCTATAAAGCGACTCAAAGTTTTCATAAGTAAAGGAAAAATGGTGCGAGGCGCTTTTGTTCTTTCTACAGCAGAACTTTTTGGAGTAGAGGAGCAAGACGCATTACCCGTTGCAGCAGCAATGGAATTCATACAAGCAGCACTGCTTGCTCATGACGATATCATGGATAATGATGCAATCAGACGAGGCATGCCTGCACTACATAAACAATACGAATTATTTGGAGAAGAAAAAAACATTCCTGCAGCAGGACATTTCGGGATGAGTATGAGCATTTGTCTTGGGGATTTAGCAATTTTTCTAGCTTATGAACTTCTTGCAAAAACAAATAATGCACATATTATCGACTTTTTTAGCAAACGAATAGCAATTGTGGGCTTGGGACAAATGCAAGATGTCTATTGGGGATTAGCAGATATTATTCCTCTACAAAAAGAAATACTCTCCATGTATGAGCATAAAACAGCCATGTACACGTTTTGTTTACCCTTCACTTTAGGAGCGCTTGTAGCAAGGCAACAAGGAAATATATTACAACAATTAGAAACACTTGGAAAACATATCGGCATACTCTTTCAAATTAAAGACGATGAGCTAGGACTCTATGGGGATGGAGATGTTCTTGGAAAGAGTATAGGTATAGATATTGTTACCGGTAAAAAAACAATTTATTACGCTACACTTGTAGCACAAGCAACCCAGCAAGAAAAAGAAGAACTTGCAAGAATACAACATTCAGGAAAAATAAACGCGCAAGACGTAGCATTCTTTCATGAGCTTTTAGAAAAATATGATGTTACTACATCCGTTCAGGAAATTACTACAACCGCAAGAACACAAGCAGAAGAACTTATCGCCCAACTCCTTGTTTCCATTCAAGGAAAAGAAACATTAACTGCGTTATTACAATATGTTTTGGAGAGAAATTCATGA
- a CDS encoding prenyltransferase, whose product MNLQTILKISRPRFWLYLGGTYLVGFVLGMTQLTDVLSLQFVLHLLYFIFFANIFLYGVNDWYDRDTDKYNEKKGAKEHKLARRDDKILRRWLLLSTLLGVILMLVWYTPATLVFWLLWFFLSYFYSAPPLRFKARPLIDSLSNILYVMPGFIAYVQITGSAPPWQVIAAAGAWTAGMHLFSAVPDIAADKQANLLTTAVLLGRTNALWLTTLYWIITVVFVVNTTAWWTFLLFIYPLLCTLVMLFPKTFNLEKVYWFFPYINGFMGFVLFLGGALG is encoded by the coding sequence ATGAACCTACAAACCATACTTAAAATTTCACGACCGCGTTTCTGGCTTTATTTAGGAGGCACGTACCTTGTCGGTTTTGTTTTAGGTATGACGCAACTTACTGATGTTTTATCACTTCAATTCGTTTTGCATCTTCTCTATTTTATCTTCTTTGCAAATATTTTCTTGTATGGGGTGAATGATTGGTATGATAGAGATACCGACAAATACAATGAAAAAAAAGGAGCAAAAGAACATAAACTAGCACGACGAGATGATAAAATTCTTCGACGTTGGCTGTTGCTTTCAACTCTTCTTGGTGTCATTCTTATGCTTGTCTGGTATACGCCTGCAACACTAGTCTTTTGGCTGTTATGGTTTTTCTTATCCTATTTTTACAGCGCGCCACCACTACGCTTTAAAGCAAGACCACTCATTGACTCGCTCTCTAACATTCTTTACGTCATGCCAGGATTTATCGCATATGTGCAGATAACAGGAAGTGCGCCACCTTGGCAGGTGATTGCTGCAGCAGGCGCATGGACTGCAGGAATGCATTTGTTTAGCGCGGTACCAGATATCGCAGCAGACAAACAAGCAAACCTACTTACTACTGCAGTCTTATTGGGACGAACCAACGCTCTTTGGTTGACTACATTGTATTGGATAATAACAGTTGTTTTTGTAGTAAACACAACAGCTTGGTGGACGTTCTTACTTTTTATCTATCCTTTACTTTGCACACTTGTTATGCTCTTTCCAAAAACATTTAATCTTGAGAAAGTCTATTGGTTCTTTCCTTATATTAATGGTTTTATGGGCTTCGTCTTATTTTTAGGTGGCGCGCTTGGATAG
- a CDS encoding carotenoid biosynthesis protein, with amino-acid sequence MDRRLGVLIAIVLVLCMTFFVVVLPPEYHISIVSSAFIVLLALPAFGVALQTNRTRGLLAILTIGIFSLGIEMIGVLTGFPYTPFTYGTAIGAKLGVIPWTVFFAWPPLVFGVWAFTKQHWPKRALVLAPLLLVVVDLVLDPVNTGLGFWVWATEGIYYGVPLLNFAGWLFSGTIGILLLRLFFPKGLPVGAAYSVFLILLFATSAALWMRMWIPVIIGVSYLVFLYYTTLPRNLRHGLLPKTSR; translated from the coding sequence TTGGATAGACGACTCGGTGTTCTCATTGCAATAGTACTTGTGCTTTGTATGACTTTTTTTGTAGTAGTTCTACCGCCAGAATATCATATCTCCATTGTTTCTTCAGCATTTATTGTGTTGTTAGCTTTACCTGCATTTGGTGTTGCATTACAAACAAATAGAACACGAGGACTGCTTGCCATTCTTACGATAGGCATTTTTTCCTTAGGTATAGAAATGATAGGCGTACTCACGGGCTTTCCCTACACGCCGTTCACGTACGGAACAGCAATTGGCGCAAAACTAGGTGTTATTCCTTGGACAGTTTTTTTTGCTTGGCCGCCACTTGTTTTTGGCGTTTGGGCATTTACAAAACAACATTGGCCAAAGCGAGCACTCGTGCTAGCGCCGCTACTTCTTGTTGTTGTTGATTTAGTGCTTGATCCGGTGAATACAGGACTAGGATTTTGGGTGTGGGCAACAGAAGGAATCTATTATGGAGTCCCATTACTTAATTTTGCAGGATGGCTGTTCTCAGGAACCATAGGAATACTCTTGCTTCGACTTTTCTTTCCAAAAGGACTGCCTGTAGGTGCTGCGTATTCAGTTTTTCTCATACTACTTTTTGCAACGAGTGCGGCATTGTGGATGCGCATGTGGATACCAGTTATTATTGGTGTAAGTTACTTGGTATTCTTGTATTATACAACCCTTCCAAGAAATCTACGTCATGGCTTGTTACCTAAAACTAGTCGTTAA
- a CDS encoding NUDIX domain-containing protein, protein MNIEQQILKKLMYNKGMSYNRLRDEVPSNKFAYYLNKLATEGIIKKTGENYELTPEGIHLVASIDGQDIKEKKKPIVCTFILGYENGKILLNKREKQPFMDYVGVPGGKVEFGSLLPEEAAREFLEETGLTAEKFELKHITNYRTYDKPTGELTHHVIGFFFLATGITGELKDRTREGSNFWTTVEETKKMLMYPDFPSFSTALLEGKEITFAQADRFAEDGHFVGITFLND, encoded by the coding sequence ATGAATATCGAGCAACAAATCCTTAAAAAACTCATGTACAACAAAGGCATGAGCTATAACCGACTTCGAGATGAAGTGCCTTCTAACAAATTCGCGTATTATCTTAATAAGCTCGCAACTGAAGGCATCATTAAAAAGACAGGTGAAAATTACGAGCTCACCCCCGAAGGTATTCACCTTGTTGCATCTATTGATGGACAGGACATCAAAGAAAAAAAGAAACCCATTGTGTGTACCTTCATTCTCGGATATGAAAACGGCAAGATTCTACTTAACAAACGAGAGAAACAGCCCTTCATGGATTACGTTGGTGTGCCCGGTGGCAAGGTCGAATTCGGCTCACTCCTCCCCGAGGAAGCCGCTCGAGAGTTCTTAGAAGAAACAGGTTTAACTGCAGAAAAGTTTGAGCTCAAACATATCACTAATTATCGAACATATGATAAACCAACGGGCGAACTCACGCATCATGTCATTGGTTTTTTCTTTTTAGCTACAGGTATTACTGGAGAACTTAAAGACCGTACTCGCGAAGGGAGTAATTTTTGGACAACAGTAGAAGAAACCAAAAAGATGCTTATGTATCCTGATTTTCCTTCGTTTAGTACAGCACTTTTAGAAGGTAAAGAAATCACCTTTGCACAGGCCGATAGGTTCGCAGAAGACGGGCATTTTGTAGGCATTACATTTCTTAACGACTAG
- the serS gene encoding serine--tRNA ligase, whose protein sequence is MLDMKFVLENTDVVKQAVSDREKDVDVDRLITVYKELNTVKKEVELLRKTRNSSSEQINKLKKAGENANAMIAEMKDVAAELKEKEPQLKDLQEEFDTLRYALPNILDDRVPRGNEDREEFVGGTKPAFDFEGKTNWDLLTDLGLADFKRGIKAAGDRGWVLMSNGARLARAITNFLLDFWRKKGYYEIIPPFFVNEENLYITGHYPGGEKEVYKTEDGKVFVGTAEISIMAVYANEVFNKKDLPLKLMAYTPCFRREAGTHKDDKGLYRTHQFDKVELIHISTKEKIMAEYEALFEEMKELYSTLELPFRMITLRANDMAGKASIERDMEVWLAGEKRWAEVGSIGMTTDFQTRRGNIKCEGDGVKEYAHSFYSTGGVANRIMIGILNNFQQKDGSVNIPKVLQSYMGGQERL, encoded by the coding sequence ATGTTAGACATGAAATTTGTATTGGAAAACACCGACGTCGTAAAACAAGCAGTTAGCGACCGAGAAAAGGATGTTGATGTAGACAGACTTATCACTGTCTATAAAGAGCTCAACACCGTTAAAAAAGAAGTAGAGCTCCTTCGAAAAACACGCAACTCCTCCTCCGAACAAATTAACAAACTCAAAAAAGCAGGCGAGAATGCTAATGCTATGATTGCTGAAATGAAAGACGTAGCAGCAGAACTCAAAGAAAAAGAGCCACAACTCAAAGACTTACAAGAAGAATTTGACACGCTTCGTTACGCGCTTCCTAATATTCTTGATGACCGTGTTCCTCGAGGAAATGAAGACCGAGAAGAATTCGTTGGGGGCACAAAACCAGCATTTGACTTTGAAGGAAAAACCAATTGGGATCTCTTAACTGACCTTGGTCTTGCTGATTTCAAACGAGGTATAAAGGCTGCTGGCGATAGAGGTTGGGTATTAATGAGTAACGGCGCTCGACTCGCAAGAGCTATTACTAACTTCTTACTAGACTTTTGGCGAAAGAAAGGATATTATGAAATAATCCCACCATTTTTCGTGAACGAAGAAAATCTTTACATCACTGGTCATTATCCTGGTGGCGAAAAAGAAGTCTACAAAACTGAAGACGGAAAAGTTTTTGTTGGAACTGCAGAAATATCTATTATGGCAGTCTATGCTAACGAAGTCTTTAACAAAAAAGATCTCCCGCTAAAACTTATGGCTTACACGCCTTGTTTTCGTCGCGAGGCAGGAACACATAAAGACGACAAAGGACTTTATCGAACCCACCAGTTTGACAAAGTAGAACTTATTCATATCTCTACAAAAGAGAAAATTATGGCTGAGTATGAAGCACTCTTTGAAGAAATGAAAGAACTCTATTCAACATTAGAGCTTCCCTTTAGAATGATTACGCTTCGCGCTAATGACATGGCAGGAAAAGCGTCTATTGAGCGAGATATGGAAGTCTGGCTTGCAGGTGAAAAGCGTTGGGCGGAAGTTGGCAGTATTGGAATGACTACGGACTTTCAAACACGTCGTGGAAACATTAAATGTGAGGGTGATGGCGTGAAAGAATATGCGCACTCTTTTTATTCAACTGGCGGTGTTGCAAACAGAATTATGATTGGCATTTTAAACAATTTCCAACAAAAAGATGGCAGCGTAAACATTCCAAAAGTTTTGCAATCATACATGGGTGGCCAAGAGAGATTATAA
- a CDS encoding ChaN family lipoprotein: MNTIYLYGETHDNSSDRLKGIHLIKQLSVEKKIQALSLEAEFNKYQSAFDAYSPGDGLVFGRITPLVNIAKVNNLAVLASDYRDTFAGYLINWIRNQPEDGPESLSEEQIKNYLQPLTWSENSLIDGPVSTYLNGLSDVEDIFDALDKIYTEERERFTANYIDSQIKNNSFNVMHIGGKDHTKSLEKKLSDNYSVVLL, from the coding sequence ATGAATACTATTTATCTGTATGGCGAGACTCATGACAATTCTTCTGATAGGCTAAAGGGGATACATTTGATTAAACAATTGAGTGTTGAGAAGAAGATTCAAGCATTATCTTTGGAGGCAGAATTTAATAAATATCAATCTGCTTTTGATGCTTATAGCCCTGGAGACGGACTTGTTTTTGGAAGAATAACTCCTTTAGTAAATATAGCTAAAGTAAATAACCTTGCAGTTCTAGCTTCTGATTATAGAGACACTTTTGCAGGTTACCTTATTAATTGGATTAGAAATCAACCTGAAGATGGTCCTGAATCTTTATCTGAAGAACAGATTAAAAATTATTTACAACCGCTAACTTGGTCGGAGAATAGTTTAATTGACGGACCTGTTTCTACTTATCTTAATGGTTTATCTGATGTGGAAGATATTTTTGATGCTTTAGATAAGATTTATACTGAGGAGCGAGAAAGATTTACCGCAAATTATATTGATTCTCAAATAAAAAATAATTCTTTTAATGTGATGCATATTGGTGGTAAAGATCATACTAAGTCTTTAGAAAAAAAATTAAGTGATAATTATTCAGTTGTACTTCTTTAA
- a CDS encoding YkgJ family cysteine cluster protein, translated as MNKLAEQEALQQLVASIANSISSYCQKPCEARCCRVGELLLEKKEAEQFTKKTQREDNMFIVPLRLKGCEHLQSNASCGIYNARPNLCRDFPLFLKGNTLLVAGWCLAVKEGLIAPKLLILQEKYPEVKIVYI; from the coding sequence ATGAACAAGCTCGCAGAGCAAGAAGCACTACAACAACTAGTTGCCTCAATTGCAAATAGTATTAGCTCTTATTGTCAAAAACCTTGTGAAGCTCGATGTTGTCGCGTCGGCGAATTACTTCTAGAAAAAAAAGAAGCTGAGCAATTTACTAAAAAAACACAGCGAGAAGATAACATGTTTATTGTTCCTCTTCGACTTAAAGGTTGCGAACATCTGCAAAGTAACGCGAGTTGTGGCATATACAATGCTCGACCAAATCTTTGTCGCGATTTCCCTTTATTTCTCAAAGGCAATACGCTTCTTGTCGCTGGTTGGTGCCTTGCTGTAAAAGAAGGCTTAATTGCGCCTAAACTACTTATTCTTCAAGAAAAATACCCTGAAGTGAAGATTGTTTATATTTAA
- a CDS encoding mechanosensitive ion channel family protein, whose protein sequence is MKKVNQLQIKWYKALFPIILLIIFFVAYNIFPNLNLGLEDELQNTLRKILLSIVFLLGGWTINKIINLLIKQSLRRHDITKQDNLKERSILTRMRYVRIIINIIIILISLALALRQFEGMRQLSTSILASAGIIGIMLAFSAQKILANILAGFEIAFTQPIRIDDVVIVEGEWGKIEEINATHVVVRIWDQRRLVLPITYFVEKPFQNWTKTSADIWGTTEFYVDYSMSIDAMRKQLTTILKKTNLWDGKINSVQVTETNDKTMKVRALMSAKNSGDAWDLRCKVREEMIRFLQEKHPEKLPRLRAEVMGKQAHYKK, encoded by the coding sequence AGGCATTATTTCCCATTATTCTGCTCATCATATTTTTTGTTGCTTACAACATATTTCCTAATCTAAATTTAGGTCTAGAAGACGAATTACAAAATACGCTTCGAAAAATTTTGTTAAGTATTGTTTTCTTACTTGGCGGCTGGACTATCAACAAAATTATTAATCTACTTATCAAACAGAGTTTACGTCGACATGACATCACTAAACAAGATAATCTTAAAGAGAGGTCCATTCTTACCCGAATGCGATATGTACGCATTATTATTAATATCATCATCATTCTTATCTCACTTGCACTCGCACTTCGCCAGTTTGAAGGTATGCGTCAATTAAGCACAAGCATTCTTGCATCAGCAGGTATTATTGGTATTATGCTTGCGTTTTCAGCGCAAAAAATTCTTGCAAACATCCTTGCAGGTTTTGAAATTGCATTCACTCAACCAATCAGAATTGACGATGTGGTTATTGTTGAAGGAGAATGGGGCAAAATTGAAGAAATTAATGCAACACATGTTGTCGTGCGTATTTGGGATCAACGACGATTAGTTTTACCTATTACTTATTTTGTAGAAAAACCATTTCAAAATTGGACGAAGACTTCTGCAGATATCTGGGGCACAACCGAATTTTATGTAGATTATAGTATGTCAATTGATGCTATGCGAAAACAACTTACTACAATTTTAAAAAAGACAAATTTATGGGATGGGAAAATTAATTCAGTTCAAGTTACTGAAACAAACGATAAAACCATGAAAGTTCGAGCATTAATGAGTGCAAAAAATTCTGGTGATGCATGGGATTTACGTTGCAAGGTTAGAGAAGAAATGATTAGGTTTCTTCAAGAAAAACATCCCGAAAAGCTTCCTCGTTTACGAGCTGAAGTTATGGGCAAACAAGCGCATTATAAAAAGTAA